ACGAATAATGAATTGACCGAGTTCTCTATTTGTCAGATAAACAGATACGCAATAAGCATGGTAAATAATGGCGGAAAACAGAAGTACGTgatatttgtttaatatttcctGTTGATCCAAGATATTATGATTCGAAGTAATATAACGCTCAAATTTATATATCTTTTCAGGCGTGTAATGGTGATATTGAGCATAGAGGTGAAAGTCCCTGGCGATCAAGTTGGACACAAAATTGGGAATCCTAGTAACGCGGAACCTGAAAGCGATTCTAAACCAGCGCTGTCCGTACAGCCTACTCCTCAACAGAAAAACGGTAATACAAGTAGATTTAAATTCTTACTATGGCGATCATTTAGCTTTGTCCTTTTAACAGATACACTGATGCAAAAGCATACTGCGCATCAGTCTTCCAATAATGATGTGTCGACAACTCCGATCGtcgcgttgagcccgtatcagAACAGGTTAATTTATTTTCACTCAAATATTATGATAAACTTGATTTCTTGACAATCGTAATCTTAATATTCTATATAATCGCATTTGTTGCAGATGGGTAATCAAGGCGCGAGTTGTTAGTAAATCTAATGTCAGGACATGGAGCAATTCGCGTGGCGaagggaaattattttctatGGATCTTGTTGACGAGAGCGGAGAGATCAGGTGTACAGCATTCAAAGATCAATGCGACAGATTCTACGATATGATTGAGGTGCGGCATGTACAGAGTGTACGCGCACCGCTCAAGGCGTAAGCTTACATTTATGTTTGTTCCAGATAGGACAAGTTTATTACATTTCCAGAGCAACGTTGAAAACAGCGAACAAGCAGTTCAATAATTTGAAGAATGATTACGAGATGACTCTGACCGGAGATTCAGAGATCATCCCGTGTCACGACGCCGGAGATGATATCCCTAGTCTTCAGTTCAACTTTATACCAATATGCGACGtggagaagaaagagaaaaatgatTTGATGGGTATACAATTGCACATTTAACTCCGAAGCATCTATTTCTGTCGTACTGCAATATCTACTCATTCCTTACAGATGTTTTGGGTGTTGTGAAGTCCACCGGTGATTTACAAATGTTAACATCACGAACCACGGGCAAGGAAATGAAAAAGAAGGATATTAATCTTGTCGACGAGAGTAATACAATGGTAAGAATTCTATTAAAGTATCGAAAACCAAAGGTAGAAACGACGCTACCGAATTTTACAAACTTCCAGGTTTGTCTCACGTTATGGGGATCGCAAGCTGAAGAATTCGATGGGAGCAATAATCCAGTATTGGCTGTCAAAGGATCGCGTCTTGGTGAATTTAACGGAGGGAAGAATTTGTCTATCATTAGTTCGACAGTTCTTCAACTTGATCCTGACATTCCAGAAGCACACAGGTGCTTGATATTTTAACGAACGTCTCAGAAGTATTAACGCTTGGAAGAAACTGAATCAAGCAGTGTTGTATTTCTGTAATTTAGATTGCGCGGCTGGTTCAATTCAGTCGGTCGCAGCGAAGAGGCCAAATCGATTTCGAAAGGAGTGGGCGGCGCGGGTGGTGCCAGCGGACCATGGCTCAcgttcaaagaaacaaaggacaTGGAGTTAGGTTTCAGAGGGCCTGATATGTACACGATAAAAGCGACTGTTAGTCTGATTCGTATTGAAAATTCCCTCTACAAATCATGCCCTTCTGATACTTGCAAGAAGAAGGTAAATTCCTCGCCCTACTTTATAGCGTAGAAGGGAACCTTCGCTAAAAAAAAGTCATACCTTGCAGTTGATCGATCAAGCAAACGACATGTACAGATGCGAGAAATGCGATAAAGAGTATCCTAACTTCAGATATCGTTTACTCGCGAGTGTAAGTATCATAGAACTTACTCTGGCTTCATTTTCGTAAAAGTCAGGCTTAATAACCGATTTTCTTTTAGTTAAGCTTAGCAGATTGGACGGACAATCAGTGGGCCACAGCATTCAGCGAAGAAGCAGAAAAGGTACTAGGTATTACTGCTCAAGAACTTGGGGAATTACAACAGAACGATAACGACgcgtttctcgagaaattcggtGACGCAACGTTCAAGAGTTTCATATTTAAAATGAGAGTCAAAACAGAAGTATTCAGTGTACGTTTGTTTATCATAGAAAGTATACCGACTCTCAGAGTCTGATGTAACACCACGCAATTAAGAGAATGATTATTTGCAGGACGAGAACAGATTAAAAGCAACGTGTGTCAATATATCTCCGTTGGATTACAAAGTGTACAACGATCATCTAATAACTCAAATCAAGGAACTGGCTGGGATAGGGAAGGCTTGAAGTTATTGTTTACTGTATTTACGTACGAAGTGATATACTTCAGTTTCAGTTAATCCATTGAAaagatattattttcttatattgttAAGTCGCTGTGTATCTAATAAAAGGAATGTCTTTAATATAAGCGTAGGCGGTCTATTGGAGGCGTCACGCGGACTTCCAGGTTGGGAAGTGGTCGACGATGCTCTCTACACCGAACTGGGGCGAACTTTAACTCGAACTTTGAATAAGTAATTGATTTTCGATCGAGCGTATCTGTTAGTAATGATGTTTCTATTAATCCTGTTTTAATCACTGTTAGTTTTGCCATCTCTGTTTGCAAGCCATGCAAATGTCCGCTTTCAAATCTCGCTCCTACTTTACATATCGATTACATACAATTCCCAAGCTACGTTCAAGCGATAGCGTACCACGACCAATAGAATTCGAGTAACATCTCGGACAAACCTCGATTCGATATTTTTCGATACATTTTACGAGTAGGCCGATTATATAATATTGTTCAGTGGCTGTCTGATATGCAATCGTTAGAGTGATCAGTGATCGGCATTGGTTTGTAATCGTTTCTCGAATTAGCGAAAGAAAAAGGTATTATTTCATCTTTTAGCTTGAGTTGTTTTTTGTGTTTGAAAGACCCTACACCATGATCAAGTCCCAGTGGCTAAACCAATTAATTAACAGAGTATTAAAAAAAGGTAATAAAATTCACATAGCTGTGATTATAGATTTAACAGTACCACCGTGCATTCATTTCAACACATAGTTCTCATATTCGTAAGTAAGGGACTACGTCCCCGTCTAATAATTTCACATCGAACGCTGTTCTCATTCACGTTAATGTTATCAAGCGATATTCAGAGTGCTAGCCTCGTTCATTAACTCATCCCATGTACATCTATTTAATTCAAGTAACTAAGTTGTCTCATAAccctgttttcaatttttgcgtCCAATAACGTATCCTCTCTTCGACTATTTTTCCAAGCGTTTCTAATCATTCGCCGTGTATCACATTAGAAATCACATTGCATATAATCGTGTTAACCTATTTTCAGACATGTCTGCAACTGAAAACCCAGGAAGGCCCATGAAATATCCATACACGCTATCCGCGAAAATAGCTCAATTCCCATATGCATATTACTACAAACACAGTTGGGTATTCAAGTACTGGGTACTCGGCTGCTTAGTGactgcacccattttttataaaatacagaaAATGAGTAAGTAGAATACTTTTAAAGTATCGTTCGAAGCTACCCTCGGCTACTTTGCGTGCAGCAATTAATGCCCCGCATCTTTATTACAGGTTACAGCCCAGAGAATGTGGAGAAATGGCGAGCGATTGACAAAGAGACATTCTCGGGGAAATCTCATCATTGAGCTGTACCTGAAAAGACCCTAGTGTAATGTGTCAGAAAAATACATGTATGAAGGAAATATATATATGACCCTTTCCGATTAAGCATTCAATTAGTGAGATCCAAAATGCATTCATGGCTGCTGATCCATTTCCGACGTTATGTTGTGAACAAACTTTGActataaatctattttaaaagtttattacgAAATTAATTGTATAAAACGTACATGATAACATAGAACTGTTCCTACAACTGCTGTACAATATAGAGAATAATGGTAATTTGTACCATAGATTTTGTGTAGGGCCAGCCTaagtttattctttttttttttagttttcttaaaataggctgtttttttttgcaaagaaAGATAAGTACTGCTAATACGTTAACAATTTGGCCAAACCTAGAACAAAatcattaaataataaaatctatAAATTTCCAATAGCTCGTGCAATATGCAACAATATAATCGGACCTCGGTAAAGTCTACTTCCATACAAACGCAGGTATAGAACATACGGAGTAACTATACTTGTCGTTATATGTTAATCGAAGAGTATCGTACGAATACCTCTCGCATTTGCAATAAAGACGAGAGTGGTTCTTGGTCTTTATTATTCCGCGTGTACTAGATGTTTAAATCGCCAGGCGATGAGTTACCGCACTATCGTACTTCGCACGATCTGGATATACTTGTAAAAGGCAGGCGATGAATAACATATTTTATGCAAACGTGCACTTCGTATAGAACTTCGATAGCCTAGCAATCCTAGCATATACGTTTTTTTCtgggagggtggggggggggccTGTTGCAATATTTGCATAGTGAAGGAAAACGTGCAATGCGATCGTATGGATAtcgttaaaataataaattattattaaaaattataatgtaaaaaagaaaacttATCCGATAACAAAGTATTCGTTTATAACACTAACTCAAAAGGGTACTACTCTTGTACTGGCTCAAGCGAAtgaagctaacaaggggagtaCGAGACgagatagacatcgatttttatgagccttggcaccatggatctatatcgaaaataagtaaataggtgtgcgagcgtttcagccaataataggccttaataatagagatatttaggttttagtgggtaaaaatcccacactaccctggcgcccccgggggattctctGGTGGCGTCGGGGTGCTTTTTGAAGATAAcaccacgttaaaaaaaaattataaaaaaaaatttaattttttcctcagagaggaatcccccggggggcgccaaagtatatatattttttaatgtgaGGATCTGTTCAAATGgtaccccgacgcctccagaggggaatcccccgggggtaCCAGggcactaaaaccccacggccattatgaaatttttaataacttacatataaatatctttattattaaggcctattggctgaaacgctcgcacacctatttacttattttcgacatagatccatcgtgccaagactcATAAAAGTCGGTGTCTATCTCATCGCATCCTCCCCTTGCAAGTTCACTGCTCACGCGCCTGCTcgctttttctttataaaaatgCTCTACATTATCGACTTTTAAAACTATACGAGAACGATTACATCATGTGTAATATTCTACGAATAATACTGTGCatgtttttcttctcttttttattattattattattattattattattattattattattatcatcgttTCAGCAAGCCTAAGAAAATAATAACCAAGGATGTTCGACAAGTAACGaagaaagaaaaacattttgaaCGCATCGTAAGCTTGCATGTTTTTATCCGCGTGGTTCGATGGATTAGTCTCGTAGATTTTATGTCCGTAGCATTTTTCTAGTTCATAGCAAAACGAAGTCTTTCAGTAATGTATATAATTTATAGAACATCTTTCGCTGGATCACGAATTTGTACACCATTCAATGCCAGTGTAGAAATCCATACGCAGTTTCAAGGTACATTCAATTTACGTATtgggaataaaaattaatatttcaataagcATTAAATTATTGAAGTATGTACTTTGTTTTCTATCTTGTTTTCTGAACATCTTCATTGTCATCctcttcatcttcatcttcatcttcattctcttcgtcgtcctcttccttcaTGTCTACATCTTCCTCTTCCTTCATGTCTACATCTTCCTCTTCCTTTATGTCTACATCTTCCTCTTCGCTATCATTCCTAACACCATTCACTTCAAGTTTCAGCTTCTTCGCATTTGGTGGCTGCAATTGCACGTCGTCGCAGTTCAACCCCAGCTCTTTGCATCGTTTCTCATAGTACTTTAATAACCTCATACCTGCCCTGTATACGTAACTATTTTTAAAACGACATAGCCTAACCTTCCATATCTGTATTATTTGAGATGTTCGGAGGCCAAAGAGTTTGATCGTACTCAAATGATCATAGCTGTCGTTTTTACTGCAATGATTTCACTTTACTCACTCCGCCTTAAAATCCGCAACGTTAAGGAATATTTAAATTGATCATTACCTATATACGTTCAATGATGTTGAATACACACCAATCCACCTTATCACTACTTTAGCACCGAGGGAAGCTACTGTTAGTTTAATGGTACAAACATAAGAAATACATAAAAACACCATTAATTACAGAGTACGGAAGAATTAGGTATGTTAGTGGATTTAGAGCTTTGCAGTACGAACCATAGCACATCAATCAGTATCGTAGGTTAATCTCGTAATCTTTGGCATCCGAACTTATATACAGAAATGTTAATGCTAGTTATACTCACTTGTACACCGAACTGTGCTCTTCGTTGTAAGCTTGGCAATTATCGAACACTAAATGACAATTACCGAAGAACTGTTCCAACGTTTCGTATCCTCCGTTGTCCAGTTTGTACTTGATAGTACCAAAGTCCATGGGGTTGGATATAATATCATGGTAGTCTGGAACTTCTTTTTTTGTGACAGGCGATAAGAAAGGCCACGAGTCCCTGTGATGCCTGATGTCTGAGAGTAACTCTTGTAGCCTCGCCATGCATCCTCTGATCGTCCCTTTATCCTCTTTTTGTTCTACCCTTGCAGCTCTCTTAGTTGCTCGCCTGGTTTGCCTTGGCTCCGTGTCCTCCGAATTGCTACTgtctgtatattaaaattttcatttgcaattgactattttttcatgtaaacatACACACCTCGATTAATAGCATATGCAAAGAAGTATTACCAAAAATTTACATAACACGATAAGCTAGAATTTGCAATAAACTATCAACGTTATAAAAACTTTACCAAAACTCTAGTACGTCTTGTATTTTTCTAGGAAGGGAATAACGCTAAATTAGTTATTTTGTGTTAAGTAACAATAGGAGTATAGTGAAAGAACTTGAGGAAAGGCAAATTTAGTGGAGGGAAGAGAGGGTTCAAAATGCTTTACTGCGGTAAAGAAGTAAGGGCCTTCTGCATATACATGCGATAAAGCCTTTCGTCTACCTGCTAAGGGTGTAACAGTGTCACCAATAGTTCATAAACAAAGGTATGAAGCAAGGTGTCGTCTAACTTAATCGCTACTACGTTTACGTAAAGAAATACATATACTAGGAGAAGTAGAATGGAGATACAATACAGACCGTCCCAGTCTGTAGATTCTGTAGTGAGGAGGCTCTTGGCAAAGCCATGGATGCGAGAGCGTGCTGCTGCAGCACACAGTCTCTCCTTGTCCCTTTCCCTTTCACGCCCCCTCACTAACAACATAATTAAGACTAAGAAACTGCTTCGTTACATTAATATTTAAGATAGGCATTCTATTTAAAAGCTTCAAAGTATGAAACAATAGCGAAACGCTACTAAGTAGTTCCATGTTTTCCAGACTCGTCGCAGTGTTTCTTCGCTGTCTTTACGCtcgtaaataacaaaataatctTACCATATTTTGTACCGGTCCTCCTATCTTTCCTATCCTTGCAATCTGAGCAAAACCATCTTCCGCGCGGGGCTCTTGTTATGGGAGGCTCTATACATTCCACGTGATAGAAGTTCGAACATGTATCGCAAGTCAGCAACTTCCCACCACTTCTACACGCGGAGCACACGTTCACTGGTTCGCTACTTCTGAAATACAACAGTTATTAAACAAATACACTTATCTTGGCGAATGAAAGCTTAAGATAATAGTAGGAGAGAAAGAATCGCCCTTTTCGATTCCCTGGATTTAGAATTCGAGCCCAAATCTGCTTTATCGAGCAAGCGAGTCTTCCCCTCTACAGTCTTTTTCTATAGCTCTACGATCTAACTGGCCTCCTGTAAATCAGGCAGCTCTTCGCTTTATCTACCGATCCTAACCCAGACCGCTATAAGGACTACATACATATCATCGTCGCTTTCTTCCTTCAGCTCACGTTCCTGgtcctcttcctcttcgctTTCCAAAATACGTTTAGCACGATTATGTCGAGTCTCTTTGGTTAATATCACGTCCTCCTCTATTTCGTCTTCGAATTTCTTTCGCTTTTTAATCTTCTCTGTCGACTTTGTCGGTGGTTTGCAGGTTTTGCAATACCAATCCCCATCTGGCACAGCCTAGAAAGACAAACCGCGCTATTAATCGGTGCGCTACAACGAAAGTATATTGTGTATAAAGTGTATTGCTCTTCGGTAGGGAGATTACATTAAGTTTTGGTTTCAAACAGTATAAATGGTGCCCCTTGTTGCAGCCATCGCAGAGCAGCATCTTCTCAGCGTCCCGGCGCCGTTTACATATGCGGCACTGAGCGTTCAGGGCGCTCTTGTCCCACGCAACGCTGTTCTCCAAAGtgtttaaatgtaaaaataattgaGACCAACTACTCGACGCCATAAGCGATTGTTCCCATCTTTCTCTGGTCCCGTCCCCGGACCACTTCCTGTCCTTGTTGTTGGCACCTAAAGGTCTGTGTAAGTACTTGTGCTCTATCGCGTGGGACAACTGTAAGATAGCGCAGGCCATTTGTCTAATGGCTGCCTGTTGCTCCTGATCCGGTAGTAATTCATTCTCACTCGGCGGACCTAAGTATTTCCCCGAGTCTTTGTAAGTCTTTAGGCTAATGCTCCCAATCTCCGAATCCGGAGTGCCCGGCCTGCTGTGCTTACTCTCGCTCTTGACTTTATCCAACGTCAGATTGGAAGCAACGTCTGCCTCGATTTCGTTCGTGCCGTATACTAATTTATCACATTGTTTGTCATAGTCCCTGTTATTAATCGCGCCCCTCCACGCGTCTCGGTTAAAGACCTTTAAATGCCCCAAACAGCCCACTTTCAATCTGTCCTCGAAATCTAAAATGCAGTCCCTCAACGTCAACTCCAAGACGTCGTTGACTGGCATCTCAGGGGGGAAGTTCAAGTTCGCATTCTCGTATTTATTCTTCTTGGTGATCTTGCTAATGTGCCCTTTGATAGGTTCTGAAAACTATAATACAAGATTTACTTATAATTCGTATTTAACTGCGGCGCCAGAAGATATAAAGTCCGTAAGGCACTTACGACTTCGGGATTGAGCTTGTGTCTAGGGCATTCTTCGATCACAGATATTAAACTTGTCATCTCTTGCAAGATATTATTCCTGAGCTCACCCTCTCTAATTCCCCGTTTACTTAAACCGTTTACCAAAGCTTCTAGGTCTTCGGTTTTCCCGAAGAAACTCCACTTCGTCTCCGGTCTCTTACAATGCACCGGGCACTCTCTGTCCCCTGTGCAAGCCATCAAGTTTGTTCTAACATCGGGGAACTCTTGCTTAAATTCTTTTCTAGACACTACATCTTTCCTTGGAGATTTGAGCCCATTTTTGTCGGTGAACGTAGCTTTCTTCGGAGATTTCTTCGACTTCTTAAAACTGTTCTCTTTGTCGCTGAATTCGTCTTCAAATTTGTTCCTCAGGTATGCATACGTAGATTCTCTGTCTTGCAGCTCTGGCTGATAAGGTGTACCTTCGGGAAGGCAATCGCCTGGCCACCATTCATCATTTTCTACAAATATTCCTGTAGAGGGAGAATAGGTACGTTGAAATTTATAAGTTTGTTGGTTTACACCTGGATAATACGGAGCAACGTGAGATTACCTGGTACTGAAAGGAATCTCCAATATCTGCGATGAGCTCTATCGGAGCCTAAATAGAGCATCATCTGATCATCCCTGGATGCTTGCTGAAGCTCCTTCAATCTGCTTTCAtattcctctttctttttctccccGTCACAGTTGCCGCGCGTAACTTTCTTTGGTACTTGACTCTCTTCTTTCCCCTTCTCGCGTTCCCTCATTCTCTCCTTCTCTTCCCTCTCTTTCCTCTGCTCAGCTATCACTAAAGAGCGTAGCTCCTTTTTCGCTTGATGAAGCTTCTCGTGCCTGTCTTCGATGATATCTCGTATGGTGGCAACGGTGAGCAGCTGATTTATCAGGCACGTGGCCACTTTTAGCTTCTCGTCTAACTCGAACTCGTGAACGTTACGATGACCCAACAATCTTAAAATATATGCCTCGTTTATCCTCATCAGAAGCGCGGGGTCATCTTGATTTGTATATCCGCCTGAAAGAAATGACATTCCCACAGTGCTCATTGATTATCGAACCGGGCAATTTGTTAACGCCTCACCTCTTTGCGAATACCTCCATTTAGAAGCGGCTTCCCCTATTCGTCCTCCAGAGCTTAACAAATGCTGCCTAAGAATCTCGCTTAAGGTTACGTGGTCCACAGTCAACTCGGATAACTTACAGCCCTGATGGATCTGGCTCCAAGTGGACGCTACCGTGGCAAGTTTCACAGCTTTCGTCATCGACGATGCTCCTTCGTACATACTGATAACGTTTACTACGTCAGACGCTTGGGCGTCGATCTCATTCTCCTCGTCAGCCTGATATTTGAAAGTGTTCGACAATAGCAGCTGCAATAGATCGCTCCAAGGTCCAGACGTTTCTTTCATTAACAATGCTCTCTCCAACAGGTCTAAAGAGAAACCGTTTGGGAAGTAGCCGCCCACTTCCAATtcttcgttaaaaaattctaaaaattccaGAATCATAATGCAGTCCCCAAATGTCTCGTTAGGTATGCTAGTTTTAACCGGTGTAGGTTGCGGAACAGGAGAGAGATCTTCGCATTCGAGATCCTCTCTTGGTTTGTTCCACTGCTTCATATACGCAGCCAAGGCAGCtaatttctgtttctcttccttTTTACGTTCGCTTTTCAGGACTCTCTCTTCTTGGCGCTTCGCCTTCTCTTCGAGAGCTTTCGCTTTGCGCTCTTCTTTGAACTTTCCGTTCCCTCTATTGATAAATTTTGCAGCGTTAATATATCGTTAGAGGCCACTGTTCTTGATATAAACATACATTACTTACCTTGGTTTTCGAAACTTCTTTATGTCTACTCCTGTCGGTTGATTCACTTTCTTTAGGGGGTCGGACTTCTCTATTGTTTTCTGTTTTGATATATCTGACGTAAGGAACTTGTCTATCGATTTTTGCTTATACTTAACTACTTTCTTAATGTTCGACATGAAGTCTGGAGGGGGGCCAGCAAATATGACGTCGAAGCGCACTTTGCTAATCCCatacttttttaaaacactATCCTAGAATCACATAAAGCATTCTTATATTCCTCTGATTCCAGAAGATTGTTGCCAAAGCAGCTACTAACTTTAACAACCCATACGCCACTTTCATTTTGTTCCCATAACTGTtgtagaaatattttattatgcTCTCTGCTATAATGCTGCTTCTTTCTCCTCACTTGCGACGCCTCGACTATCATCAGATGACTGACATCGGGATCTTCGCAATCCAACTGTTCCACCTCGTAGCGAAATAATTTCGCTGGCGGAtgataccgttgttcttgtagGCTTCTAACGCAGGAAGTAGATTAG
This region of Andrena cerasifolii isolate SP2316 chromosome 4, iyAndCera1_principal, whole genome shotgun sequence genomic DNA includes:
- the Acf gene encoding ATP-dependent chromatin assembly factor large subunit isoform X7, with the protein product MPLLRKQPFQRLHVSSDFKDDDEVFHCEVTNEIFKDYNEFCERIILCNSLIWSCSITGKSNLTFSEALQCEENAKRSLKEFPMELHIPILYLASKSNRSFLNDVIEDVYQFAKDRYFVGEMVEASFTEDSWNDCHILQVIAPLDDEIKSYVKENNSLQEQRYHPPAKLFRYEVEQLDCEDPDVSHLMIVEASQVRRKKQHYSREHNKIFLQQLWEQNESGVWVVKDSVLKKYGISKVRFDVIFAGPPPDFMSNIKKVVKYKQKSIDKFLTSDISKQKTIEKSDPLKKVNQPTGVDIKKFRKPRGNGKFKEERKAKALEEKAKRQEERVLKSERKKEEKQKLAALAAYMKQWNKPREDLECEDLSPVPQPTPVKTSIPNETFGDCIMILEFLEFFNEELEVGGYFPNGFSLDLLERALLMKETSGPWSDLLQLLLSNTFKYQADEENEIDAQASDVVNVISMYEGASSMTKAVKLATVASTWSQIHQGCKLSELTVDHVTLSEILRQHLLSSGGRIGEAASKWRYSQRGGYTNQDDPALLMRINEAYILRLLGHRNVHEFELDEKLKVATCLINQLLTVATIRDIIEDRHEKLHQAKKELRSLVIAEQRKEREEKERMREREKGKEESQVPKKVTRGNCDGEKKKEEYESRLKELQQASRDDQMMLYLGSDRAHRRYWRFLSVPGIFVENDEWWPGDCLPEGTPYQPELQDRESTYAYLRNKFEDEFSDKENSFKKSKKSPKKATFTDKNGLKSPRKDVVSRKEFKQEFPDVRTNLMACTGDRECPVHCKRPETKWSFFGKTEDLEALVNGLSKRGIREGELRNNILQEMTSLISVIEECPRHKLNPEVFSEPIKGHISKITKKNKYENANLNFPPEMPVNDVLELTLRDCILDFEDRLKVGCLGHLKVFNRDAWRGAINNRDYDKQCDKLVYGTNEIEADVASNLTLDKVKSESKHSRPGTPDSEIGSISLKTYKDSGKYLGPPSENELLPDQEQQAAIRQMACAILQLSHAIEHKYLHRPLGANNKDRKWSGDGTRERWEQSLMASSSWSQLFLHLNTLENSVAWDKSALNAQCRICKRRRDAEKMLLCDGCNKGHHLYCLKPKLNAVPDGDWYCKTCKPPTKSTEKIKKRKKFEDEIEEDVILTKETRHNRAKRILESEEEEDQERELKEESDDDISSEPVNVCSACRSGGKLLTCDTCSNFYHVECIEPPITRAPRGRWFCSDCKDRKDRRTGTKYVRGRERERDKERLCAAAARSRIHGFAKSLLTTESTDWDDSSNSEDTEPRQTRRATKRAARVEQKEDKGTIRGCMARLQELLSDIRHHRDSWPFLSPVTKKEVPDYHDIISNPMDFGTIKYKLDNGGYETLEQFFGNCHLVFDNCQAYNEEHSSVYKAGMRLLKYYEKRCKELGLNCDDVQLQPPNAKKLKLEVNGVRNDSEEEDVDIKEEEDVDMKEEEDVDMKEEDDEENEDEDEDEEDDNEDVQKTR
- the Acf gene encoding ATP-dependent chromatin assembly factor large subunit isoform X2, giving the protein MPLLRKQPFQRLHVSSDFKDDDEVFHCEVTNEIFKDYNEFCERIILCNSLIWSCSITGKSNLTFSEALQCEENAKRSLKEFPMELHIPILYLASKSNRSFLNDVIEDVYQFAKDRYFVGEMVEASFTEDSWNDCHILQVIAPLDDEIKSYVKENNSLQEQRYHPPAKLFRYEVEQLDCEDPDVSHLMIVEASQVRRKKQHYSREHNKIFLQQLWEQNESGVWVVKDSVLKKYGISKVRFDVIFAGPPPDFMSNIKKVVKYKQKSIDKFLTSDISKQKTIEKSDPLKKVNQPTGVDIKKFRKPRGNGKFKEERKAKALEEKAKRQEERVLKSERKKEEKQKLAALAAYMKQWNKPREDLECEDLSPVPQPTPVKTSIPNETFGDCIMILEFLEFFNEELEVGGYFPNGFSLDLLERALLMKETSGPWSDLLQLLLSNTFKYQADEENEIDAQASDVVNVISMYEGASSMTKAVKLATVASTWSQIHQGCKLSELTVDHVTLSEILRQHLLSSGGRIGEAASKWRYSQRGGYTNQDDPALLMRINEAYILRLLGHRNVHEFELDEKLKVATCLINQLLTVATIRDIIEDRHEKLHQAKKELRSLVIAEQRKEREEKERMREREKGKEESQVPKKVTRGNCDGEKKKEEYESRLKELQQASRDDQMMLYLGSDRAHRRYWRFLSVPGIFVENDEWWPGDCLPEGTPYQPELQDRESTYAYLRNKFEDEFSDKENSFKKSKKSPKKATFTDKNGLKSPRKDVVSRKEFKQEFPDVRTNLMACTGDRECPVHCKRPETKWSFFGKTEDLEALVNGLSKRGIREGELRNNILQEMTSLISVIEECPRHKLNPEVFSEPIKGHISKITKKNKYENANLNFPPEMPVNDVLELTLRDCILDFEDRLKVGCLGHLKVFNRDAWRGAINNRDYDKQCDKLVYGTNEIEADVASNLTLDKVKSESKHSRPGTPDSEIGSISLKTYKDSGKYLGPPSENELLPDQEQQAAIRQMACAILQLSHAIEHKYLHRPLGANNKDRKWSGDGTRERWEQSLMASSSWSQLFLHLNTLENSVAWDKSALNAQCRICKRRRDAEKMLLCDGCNKGHHLYCLKPKLNAVPDGDWYCKTCKPPTKSTEKIKKRKKFEDEIEEDVILTKETRHNRAKRILESEEEEDQERELKEESDDDISSEPVNVCSACRSGGKLLTCDTCSNFYHVECIEPPITRAPRGRWFCSDCKDRKDRRTGTKYVRGRERERDKERLCAAAARSRIHGFAKSLLTTESTDWDDSSNSEDTEPRQTRRATKRAARVEQKEDKGTIRGCMARLQELLSDIRHHRDSWPFLSPVTKKEVPDYHDIISNPMDFGTIKYKLDNGGYETLEQFFGNCHLVFDNCQAYNEEHSSVYNYVYRAGMRLLKYYEKRCKELGLNCDDVQLQPPNAKKLKLEVNGVRNDSEEEDVDIKEEEDVDMKEEEDVDMKEEDDEENEDEDEDEEDDNEDVQKTR